One segment of Helicobacter sp. MIT 05-5293 DNA contains the following:
- a CDS encoding DNA methyltransferase — MRWNEIDLKDWKNANINVDSLWIIPQRDKSGKHQNIYHGNFIPQIPRELFTRYTKRGKIVLDAFLGSGTSLYEAQNLGRKCIGMDINSKILEYVKAQMEGECPSTYYFGFCDNTDSLSVDCFMQEALESLNDKSVQFVILHPPYMDIVHFSENPNDLSHLDNLTHFVQAFVRSTQNVIKFLDVGRYFAVVIGDVYKQSDSM; from the coding sequence ATGCGGTGGAATGAGATTGATTTAAAAGATTGGAAAAACGCTAATATCAATGTAGATAGCCTGTGGATAATCCCACAGAGGGACAAGAGTGGCAAACATCAAAATATCTATCACGGAAATTTTATCCCGCAGATTCCGCGTGAATTATTTACGCGCTATACCAAAAGGGGCAAAATCGTGCTTGATGCGTTTTTGGGAAGCGGCACAAGTCTGTATGAAGCTCAAAACTTAGGGCGTAAGTGCATTGGTATGGATATAAATTCTAAAATTTTAGAATATGTCAAAGCACAAATGGAGGGGGAATGCCCTAGCACATATTATTTTGGATTCTGCGATAATACAGATTCTCTTAGCGTGGATTGCTTTATGCAAGAGGCACTAGAATCATTAAATGACAAAAGTGTGCAGTTTGTGATTTTACACCCTCCTTATATGGATATTGTCCACTTTAGCGAAAATCCAAATGATTTAAGCCATTTGGATAATCTCACACATTTTGTTCAAGCCTTTGTAAGAAGCACTCAAAATGTGATAAAATTCCTAGATGTTGGACGCTATTTTGCCGTTGTAATTGGTGATG